One Danio aesculapii chromosome 11, fDanAes4.1, whole genome shotgun sequence genomic region harbors:
- the card19 gene encoding caspase recruitment domain family, member 19 isoform X2, which yields MTESFLEQLRIDSRFLKSDRRLDTELVDKLILQLNRIYPQILTDKEASKFRDLDVPTCVRLAELLSRLQEKGEEACREFYRALHLHVEDVYFSLPTRLRLRESGDPVSPVSSPTERYVLNDHSPFFFISCFSVAVGAALLHYYGESKQVSGSSSALGLAAMGLSRKVRDVLIWYSEDGK from the exons ATGACAGAGAGCTTCCTTGAGCAGCTGCGAATAGACAGCCGGTTCCTGAAATCGGACCGTCGTCTGGACACAGAACTGGTGGATAAACTGATCCTGCAGCTCAACAGAATCTACCCACAGATCCTGACCGACAAAGAGGCCTCCAAA TTTCGGGATCTGGATGTTCCCACCTGTGTTCGGCTGGCGGAGCTGCTGTCTCGTCTGCAGGAGAAAGGAGAAGAGGCCTGTCGAGAGTTTTACAGAGCGTTGCACCTCCACGTGGAGGACGTTTACTTCAGTTTACCCACACGCCTTCGACTCAGAG AATCTGGTGATCCAGTCAGTCCAGTCTCCAGTCCCACAGAGAGATACGTGCTGAATGACCATA GCCCGTTTTTCTTCATTAGTTGTTTCAGTGTTGCTGTAGGAGCAGCTCTGCTTCATTACTATGGTG AGTCGAAGCAGGTGTCCGGCTCCAGCAGCGCTCTGGGTTTGGCTGCCATGGGGCTGAGCAGGAAAGTGCGAGACGTTCTCATCTGGTACTCTGAGGATGGAAAATAA
- the card19 gene encoding caspase recruitment domain family, member 19 isoform X1: MGESFLEQLRIDSRFLKSDRRLDTELVDKLILQLNRIYPQILTDKEASKFRDLDVPTCVRLAELLSRLQEKGEEACREFYRALHLHVEDVYFSLPTRLRLRESGDPVSPVSSPTERYVLNDHSPFFFISCFSVAVGAALLHYYGESKQVSGSSSALGLAAMGLSRKVRDVLIWYSEDGK, from the exons AGAGCTTCCTTGAGCAGCTGCGAATAGACAGCCGGTTCCTGAAATCGGACCGTCGTCTGGACACAGAACTGGTGGATAAACTGATCCTGCAGCTCAACAGAATCTACCCACAGATCCTGACCGACAAAGAGGCCTCCAAA TTTCGGGATCTGGATGTTCCCACCTGTGTTCGGCTGGCGGAGCTGCTGTCTCGTCTGCAGGAGAAAGGAGAAGAGGCCTGTCGAGAGTTTTACAGAGCGTTGCACCTCCACGTGGAGGACGTTTACTTCAGTTTACCCACACGCCTTCGACTCAGAG AATCTGGTGATCCAGTCAGTCCAGTCTCCAGTCCCACAGAGAGATACGTGCTGAATGACCATA GCCCGTTTTTCTTCATTAGTTGTTTCAGTGTTGCTGTAGGAGCAGCTCTGCTTCATTACTATGGTG AGTCGAAGCAGGTGTCCGGCTCCAGCAGCGCTCTGGGTTTGGCTGCCATGGGGCTGAGCAGGAAAGTGCGAGACGTTCTCATCTGGTACTCTGAGGATGGAAAATAA